From Apium graveolens cultivar Ventura chromosome 9, ASM990537v1, whole genome shotgun sequence, the proteins below share one genomic window:
- the LOC141684897 gene encoding serine carboxypeptidase 1-like, with protein sequence MTKIAHLLSLSLLCFVASVQCYGANGNNPLEKLIKAQKSKRISTFRDEVLNVEYSPVYIGSQDGLKEADKLDSLPGQPDGATFDQYSGYVTVDPVAGRALFYYLAQSENSSSQPLVLWLNGGPGCSSFGNGAMMELGPFRVNSDGKTLSQNKYAWNNEANMLFLESPAGVGFSYSNTTSDYVTGDTKTAEDAYTFLINWLARFPEYQTRDFFITGESYAGHYIPQLAQLILQNNKITNQTIINLKGIAIGNAYIDEETQFKGTIDYYWSHALLSDEVYEGIILNCNFSANANISEACETSLDQANVGDIFPYDIYAPLCGSSTDSPSISGFDPCTDNYIYTYLNTQQVQTSLHVTIPPKTWESCSGVINYTEAPSTVLPVIKELMNSGISVWLYSGDTDGVVSVTTTRYAIDYLQTTVKTQWYPWYTQAEVGGYAVGYENLIFVTVRGSGHFVPSYQPSRALALFSSFLAGELPPSNEN encoded by the exons ATGACAAAGATTGCACATCTTTTATCACTTTCTTTGCTATGCTTTGTGGCTTCTGTACAATGTTATGGTGCAAATGGAAATAACCCTCTTGAAAAGCTTATCAAAGCTCAGAAGTCGAAAAGGATATCTACCTTTCGCGATGAGGTTCTAAATGTCGAGTATTCACCTGTGTATATTGGATCTCAAGATGGATTGAAGGAAGCTGACAAGTTAGATTCATTGCCAGGGCAACCTGATGGAGCAACTTTTGATCAATACTCCGGATATGTCACAGTTGATCCGGTTGCTGGAAGAGCACTTTTCTACTATCTTGCGCAGTCTGAAAATTCTTCTAGCCAGCCTTTAGTTCTATGGCTAAATGGAG GACCTGGCTGCTCTTCCTTTGGGAATGGAGCGATGATGGAACTTGGTCCATTTAGAGTCAATAGTGATGGCAAAACTTTATCCCAGAACAAGTATGCTTGGAACAATG AAGCAAACATGTTATTCTTGGAGTCCCCAGCTGGTGTTGGATTTTCATACTCCAACACAACATCAGATTATGTAACTGGAGATACAAAAACTGCAGAAGATGCTTatacatttttaataaattggcTAGCAAGGTTTCCCGAATACCAAACCCGAGATTTCTTCATTACTGGAGAGAGTTATGCAGGACACTATATTCCTCAATTAGCTCAACTAATTCTTCAGAACAACAAAATCACCAATCAAACTATTATTAACCTAAAAGGAATTGCT ATTGGTAACGCATACATAGACGAGGAAACTCAATTTAAAGGAACAATAGATTACTACTGGTCACATGCTTTACTATCTGATGAAGTTTATGAGGGCATCATCCTAAACTGCAACTTTTCAGCAAATGCAAATATTTCAGAAGCATGTGAAACTTCCCTTGATCAAGCAAATGTTGGCGATATCTTTCCCTACGATATATATGCTCCCTTGTGCGGTTCCTCAACTGATTCACCGTCG ATATCAGGATTTGATCCATGCACGGATAATTATATCTACACCTACTTGAACACTCAGCAAGTTCAGACATCACTTCATGTCACTATTCCTCCAAAGACATGGGAATCTTGCAG TGGTGTAATTAATTATACGGAAGCCCCATCAACAGTTTTGCCAGTTATCAAAGAACTTATGAACAGTGGCATCAGTGTCTGGCTATATAG CGGGGACACGGATGGCGTAGTGTCAGTGACAACAACAAGATATGCCATAGACTATCTTCAAACTACAGTCAAAACACAATGGTACCCCTGGTACACTCAGGCTGAG GTGGGAGGATATGCAGTTGGATACGAAAATTTGATATTTGTGACTGTAAGGGGATCCGGACATTTTGTTCCAAGTTATCAGCCTTCTCGTGCACTTGCTTTGTTCTCTTCCTTTTTGGCTGGAGAGCTTCCTCCGTCTAATGAGAACTGA
- the LOC141684898 gene encoding uncharacterized protein LOC141684898: protein MNEYPKLVLISASPRDDGLVQFDLRNLLNNTRSQFGKPFVFIPGDRIDLIPVSSADELFDGGKIKPFEPQLQKIIQSSLSFGRSNKVHSEPFTTGKEHVKDSSSSSSLTFSWLHKKWKLKDLLFRNASEGHETNKKYDFLRKIKDDDSKNSSRNKKSKEKAPLSAHERHYRVNRAAAEELKRRTYLPYKQNLTIGCMNMDAAGVRVPSRTTIKS from the exons ATGAATGAATACCCGAAACTAGTCCTAATCTCTGCCTCTCCCAGAGACGATGGACTTGTACAGTTTGATCTTCGTAATCTCCTCAATAAC ACTAGGAGCCAGTTCGG TAAGCCATTCGTGTTTATTCCTGGCGATCGCATAGATTTGATTCCTGTTTCTTCAGCTGATGAGCTCTTTGATGGTGGGAAGATCAAACCATTTGAGCcacaacttcagaaaataatCCAGAGTAGCCTGTCTTTTGGCCGGAGTAACAAAGTTCATTCTGAGCCCTTTACAACGGGTAAAGAACACGTAAAAGACTCGTCTTCATCTTCGAGTTTAACTTTCAGTTGGTTACACAAGAAATGGAAGCTAAAAGACTTGTTGTTTCGAAATGCATCCGAGGGTCATGAAACCAACAAGAAGTATGATTTTCTGAGGAAAATTAAAGACGATGATTCGAAGAATTCGAGCAGAAacaaaaagagtaaagagaaggcGCCTTTGTCAGCTCATGAACGGCATTACAGGGTGAACAGAGCAGCAGCAGAGGAATTGAAAAGGAGAACTTACTTGCCTTACAAGCAAAACCTGACGATTGGTTGCATGAATATGGATGCTGCTGGTGTTCGAGTCCCCTCTAGGACAACAATTAAATCTTAA
- the LOC141687476 gene encoding geraniol 8-hydroxylase-like: MVESGKPNMVDYFPILRWIDPQGIRRRMTGHFEKLIKLFDGVLKERLELRRMGKASDNTSTTDVLEELLKMLQTDEIDEPQIHNLFIDLFAAGTDTTSSTVEWAMSEILRNPKTILVKVKTELNQVIGKGKIVQETDISKLVYLQCILKQTMRLHPPAPFLIPRQVKEEVQLCGYTIPKNSQVLVNAWAIGRDPKLWINPLSFQPERFMDSQIDFNGHDYELIPFGAGRRICPGMPLAMRMVPVMLGSLINCFDWELEGGILPEKLDMEEKFGITLAKLHPLRAVTTLVVL, encoded by the exons ATGGTTGAGTCTGGGAAGCCTAATATGGTGGATTACTTTCCTATTCTTCGTTGGATCGATCCACAAGGTATAAGGCGGCGAATGACAGGTCATTTTGAGAAGCTAATCAAGTTATTTGATGGTGTACTTAAGGAACGGTTGGAACTGAGGAGAATGGGGAAGGCTAGCGATAATACCAGTACGACAGACGTGCTTGAAGAACTGCTAAAGATGTTACAAACAGATGAAATCGATGAACCTCAAATCCATAACCTATTTATT GACTTATTTGCTGCAGGAACAGATACAACTTCAAGCACGGTGGAATGGGCGATGTCTGAGATATTACGAAATCCAAAAACAATACTGGTAAAGGTAAAAACTGAGCTGAACCAAGTGATCGGAAAAGGCAAGATTGTACAAGAAACAGACATTTCCAAGTTGGTTTATTTGCAATGTATTTTGAAACAAACTATGAGGTTACACCCCCCAGCCCCCTTCTTAATACCACGCCAAGTAAAAGAAGAAGTTCAGCTCTGTGGCTACACCATTCCAAAGAATTCGCAAGTGCTAGTCAATGCATGGGCTATTGGACGCGATCCTAAGCTATGGATAAATCCCCTGTCTTTTCAACCAGAGAGGTTCATGGACTCTCAAATTGACTTCAACGGGCATGATTACGAGCTTATTCCATTTGGTGCAGGTCGAAGGATATGTCCTGGAATGCCATTGGCTATGAGGATGGTGCCAGTTATGTTAGGCTCACTCATAAATTGTTTTGACTGGGAACTCGAAGGTGGGATTCTGCCAGAGAAGTTGGACATGGAGGAAAAGTTCGGGATCACACTAGCAAAGCTTCATCCGCTTCGTGCTGTAACAACTCTGGTTGTTCTTTAG